One window of Phalacrocorax carbo chromosome 1, bPhaCar2.1, whole genome shotgun sequence genomic DNA carries:
- the LUM gene encoding lumican — protein MTLNSLPVFLLLISGIFCQYYEGLVDDYGYDPFGPSSAVCAPECNCPLSYPTAMYCDNLKLKTIPIVPSGIKYLYLRNNMIEGIEENTFDNVTDLQWLILDHNHLENSKIKGRVFSKLKNLKKLHINYNNLTEAVGPLPKTLDDLQLSHNKITKVNPGALEGLVNLTVIHLQNNQLKADSISGAFKGLNSLLYLDLSFNRLTKLPTGLPHSLLMLYFDNNQISNVPDEYFQGFKTLQYLRLSHNKLTDSGIPGNVFNITSLVELDLSFNQLKSIPTVSENLENFYLQVNKISKFPLSSFCKVVGPMTYSKITHLRLDGNNLTRADLPQEMYNCLRVAAEISLE, from the exons ATGACTTTAAACTCCCTACCTGTCTTTCTGTTACTGATTAGTGGCATTTTTTGCCAATATTATGAGGGTCTTGTAGATGATTACGGTTATGATCCTTTTGGGCCATCCTCAGCAGTCTGTGCCCCAGAATGTAATTGCCCCTTAAGCTACCCTACTGCCATGTATTGTGACAATCTTAAACTGAAAACCATTCCAATTGTACCAAGTGGAATAAAATACCTTTATCTTCGAAACAATATGATTGAGGGCATTGAAGAGAACACGTTTGATAATGTAACAGACCTACAGTGGCTCATCCTAGATCACAACCATTTGGAAAACTCAAAAATTAAGGGAAGAGTCTTCTCTAAACTAAAGAATCTGAAGAAACTTCACATTAACTACAACAATTTGACTGAAGCTGTTGGACCACTCCCCAAAACTCTGGATGACCTGCAACTAAGTCACAACAAGATCACAAAAGTCAATCCTGGTGCGCTTGAGGGGCTGGTGAATCTGACTGTCATTCACCTCCAGAACAATCAGCTGAAAGCAGATTCTATTTCTGGGGCTTTTAAAGGCCTGAATTCACTTTTGTATCTTGACTTAAGCTTCAATCGCCTTACAAAGCTACCAACAGGACTGCCTCACTCTTTACTTATGCTGTATTTTGATAATAACCAGATCTCCAATGTTCCCGATGAGTACTTCCAAGGTTTTAAAACCCTGCAATATTTACGTTTATCCCACAATAAATTAACAGATTCTGGAATACCAGGCAATGTCTTCAATATCACATCACTAGTTGAGTTGGATCTCTCCTTCAATCAGCTGAAGAGCATTCCAACTGTCAGTGAGAACCTCGAAAACTTCTACCTCCAAGTCAACAAAATTAGCA aGTTCCCATTGAGCAGCTTCTGTAAGGTTGTTGGGCCGATGACGTATTCCAAGATCACACATTTGCGCCTGGATGGAAACAATCTCACTCGAGCTGACCTGCCACAGGAGATGTACAACTGCCTCCGGGTGGCTGCTGAGATTTCACTGGAGTGA